In Acidianus brierleyi, one genomic interval encodes:
- the rpiA gene encoding ribose 5-phosphate isomerase A yields MYDPKEVVSNYALQYIENKKIIGIGTGRTVRKLIELIIKNNIINNKLYVTSSIDSELEISKNGGTVISLYNGNIPDIYIDSFDYLVPVNDSYIMIKGGGGALLREKLLAYFANERVFIGEQSKIKNSFPIKIPIEIVPVSLSYVINKLKSYKYNIEIRESNGKIGPIISDNGNIILDMSVNGKADLCELDSKLKDIPGIIETGIFCDKLYDEIIIGNNDGRIEIIKKSRNSN; encoded by the coding sequence GTGTACGATCCTAAAGAAGTAGTTTCTAACTATGCTTTGCAATATATTGAAAATAAGAAAATAATAGGTATAGGTACTGGAAGAACTGTAAGAAAACTAATTGAGTTAATTATCAAGAATAATATAATAAACAATAAGCTTTACGTAACAAGCTCTATAGATAGTGAATTAGAGATATCTAAAAATGGTGGTACAGTAATTTCATTATATAATGGAAATATTCCTGATATATATATAGATAGCTTTGATTATCTAGTGCCAGTAAACGATTCTTATATAATGATAAAGGGAGGTGGCGGAGCTCTATTGCGTGAAAAATTATTAGCATATTTTGCTAATGAAAGAGTATTTATAGGTGAACAGTCTAAGATTAAAAATTCATTTCCAATAAAGATTCCTATAGAAATAGTCCCAGTAAGTTTAAGTTATGTTATAAATAAATTAAAAAGCTATAAATATAATATAGAAATTAGAGAAAGTAATGGAAAAATAGGACCGATTATCTCTGATAACGGAAATATTATTCTTGATATGTCTGTAAATGGTAAGGCTGACTTATGCGAATTAGATAGCAAACTTAAAGATATACCAGGAATAATAGAAACTGGTATATTTTGTGATAAATTATATGATGAAATCATTATAGGTAATAACGATGGAAGAATCGAAATTATTAAGAAAAGCAGAAATAGCAATTAA
- a CDS encoding tyrosine-type recombinase/integrase, giving the protein MPKIDVNKLDDEKKLKIIKKAIEKHGLSYVSRQLEINRSTLNRYINGKIQTIPNEVVEKCTELLTIEELSDIIYGLRTVEIDPTIAFSVIIKAIRDESFRNFFINLIWQYLGDYLKSVSNSYIVSKEDLDLFEKFVKNNKAKRTANMHLQNIRRITADLGYELTSERIKEYILDLQSKNVNKARHYATTLKLFIKEIVKSRNPILSRELYDSFKIPKTKTLYRPPILTLDSLKQIFQNINDLGAKTLFLLLVETGLRVGEVMNLRVDQIDLDHRIIKLMKENETKRAYISFLHEKTAKLLRETYLPYHDEFVRKYENSVRKLAAANPNQGIDIENWKAKLFPFREDILRTKIENEMRKILGSTFRLYDLRSFFASYMLKRGANPMIVDFLQGRASPKDFRILQNHYFVISEIELQQNYDKYAPKLL; this is encoded by the coding sequence ATGCCAAAAATAGACGTAAATAAACTAGATGATGAGAAAAAGCTCAAGATAATCAAAAAAGCTATAGAGAAACACGGATTAAGTTACGTTTCACGGCAATTAGAGATTAACAGAAGCACATTAAACCGTTATATTAACGGCAAAATCCAGACAATACCAAATGAAGTAGTTGAGAAATGTACAGAACTCCTTACAATTGAGGAACTTTCAGATATCATTTACGGCTTAAGGACAGTTGAAATAGATCCTACAATTGCATTTAGCGTTATAATTAAAGCAATTAGAGATGAAAGCTTTCGCAACTTTTTCATAAACCTAATATGGCAATACTTAGGAGATTATCTCAAGTCAGTATCAAACAGTTATATAGTATCTAAAGAGGACCTAGACCTATTCGAAAAATTTGTTAAGAATAACAAAGCTAAAAGAACCGCTAATATGCATTTGCAGAACATTAGAAGAATTACGGCAGACTTAGGTTATGAACTAACCTCAGAAAGAATTAAGGAATACATCTTAGATCTGCAATCAAAGAATGTGAACAAGGCGAGACATTACGCTACTACGCTAAAGCTTTTCATTAAGGAGATCGTGAAGAGCAGAAACCCTATATTAAGCCGTGAACTTTACGATTCCTTCAAGATTCCTAAAACAAAAACCTTATACAGACCACCTATCTTAACGTTAGATTCTCTAAAGCAGATATTCCAAAATATTAACGACTTAGGAGCTAAGACGCTCTTCTTACTCCTAGTCGAAACTGGATTAAGAGTAGGGGAAGTTATGAACCTTAGAGTAGATCAGATAGACTTAGACCACAGAATTATTAAATTAATGAAGGAGAATGAGACTAAGAGGGCTTATATATCATTTCTGCACGAGAAGACGGCAAAGTTGTTGAGAGAGACCTATTTACCTTATCATGATGAGTTTGTAAGAAAATACGAGAATTCTGTAAGGAAACTTGCAGCTGCTAATCCTAATCAAGGTATTGATATAGAGAACTGGAAGGCTAAATTATTTCCGTTTAGAGAAGATATATTAAGGACTAAAATTGAAAATGAGATGAGGAAGATATTAGGAAGTACATTTAGGCTTTACGACTTAAGAAGTTTCTTCGCCTCTTATATGTTAAAAAGAGGGGCAAATCCAATGATAGTAGACTTCCTTCAAGGGAGAGCTTCTCCTAAAGACTTCAGAATCTTACAAAACCATTATTTTGTAATTAGCGAAATTGAGTTACAACAAAATTATGATAAATATGCACCTAAACTACTCTAG
- a CDS encoding SWIM zinc finger family protein yields the protein MEESKLLRKAEIAIKSNRIIKLEARDSFFYIFVFLGNGKNGKDHILNEKSCDCKSFLFNRIYRNTNMCYHLIALNKALENEDFITIKLNSKEIFEIITDIYANGKSLKLRKVYPNK from the coding sequence ATGGAAGAATCGAAATTATTAAGAAAAGCAGAAATAGCAATTAAATCGAATAGAATTATAAAATTAGAGGCTAGAGACTCTTTCTTTTATATTTTTGTTTTTTTAGGTAATGGTAAAAATGGGAAAGATCATATATTAAATGAGAAAAGTTGCGATTGTAAATCGTTTTTGTTTAATAGAATATATAGAAATACAAACATGTGCTATCATCTAATAGCTCTTAATAAAGCATTAGAGAACGAAGATTTCATTACAATTAAACTTAACTCTAAAGAGATCTTTGAAATAATAACGGATATATATGCTAATGGAAAATCATTAAAACTTAGAAAAGTATATCCAAACAAATGA
- a CDS encoding transcription factor yields the protein MNVEEWVKAIKEDLEREDLPESYKKVLKVVLNLIESGDLDTAKEIAINLPPILE from the coding sequence ATGAACGTGGAAGAATGGGTTAAGGCAATAAAGGAAGACCTAGAAAGAGAAGACTTACCAGAGAGTTATAAGAAAGTCCTTAAGGTAGTGTTAAATCTCATAGAAAGCGGTGACCTAGATACGGCAAAAGAAATAGCCATCAACTTACCACCCATTTTGGAATAA
- the fbp gene encoding fructose-1,6-bisphosphate aldolase/phosphatase, whose product MKTTISVIKADIGSLAGHHVVHPDTMAAANKVLAEAKKQNIIIDYYVTNVGDDLELIMTHNRGELDTKVHETAWEAFKEATKVAKDLGLYAAGQDLLSDTFSGNLKGMGPGIAEMEIEERPAEPFVVFMADKTEPGAFNYPQYKMFADPFNTAGLVIDPTMHEGFKFEVLDVFEGESVILNSPEEIYDILGLIGTPSKYVIRRVYRKADNNIGAVTSIERLNLIAGKYVGKDDPVMIIRVQHGFPALGEALEAFSFPYLVPGWMRGSHYGPIMPVSQRDARATRFDGPPRLIGLGFNVKNGRLVGPTDLFDDPAFDETRRLAEDIADYMRRHGPFMPHRLEPSEMEYTTLPLITEKLKPRFKKESDVTKAKRSIYENTSQGTD is encoded by the coding sequence ATGAAGACTACTATAAGTGTAATAAAGGCCGATATAGGTAGTTTAGCAGGGCATCACGTTGTTCACCCTGATACTATGGCTGCTGCTAATAAGGTATTGGCAGAAGCCAAGAAACAAAATATAATTATAGATTATTATGTTACAAATGTAGGTGATGATTTAGAACTTATAATGACGCATAATAGAGGAGAACTTGATACGAAAGTTCATGAAACTGCATGGGAAGCGTTTAAAGAGGCAACAAAAGTTGCAAAAGACTTAGGACTATATGCTGCAGGGCAAGATCTTCTTTCTGATACATTTTCTGGTAATTTGAAGGGAATGGGACCTGGAATAGCGGAAATGGAGATTGAAGAGAGACCAGCAGAACCTTTTGTGGTATTCATGGCCGATAAGACTGAGCCAGGCGCCTTTAATTATCCGCAGTATAAAATGTTTGCGGATCCTTTTAATACAGCAGGTTTAGTAATAGATCCGACTATGCATGAAGGATTCAAGTTTGAAGTATTAGATGTTTTTGAAGGAGAAAGCGTTATCCTTAATTCTCCAGAAGAAATATATGATATTTTAGGATTAATAGGAACCCCATCAAAATATGTTATAAGAAGAGTTTATAGAAAAGCTGACAATAACATTGGTGCAGTAACGTCAATAGAAAGGTTAAATTTGATAGCTGGTAAATATGTAGGAAAAGATGACCCTGTAATGATAATAAGGGTTCAACATGGTTTTCCTGCATTAGGTGAAGCATTAGAGGCATTTTCATTCCCATATTTAGTACCAGGATGGATGAGAGGAAGCCATTATGGGCCTATAATGCCAGTATCACAAAGAGATGCACGTGCTACCAGATTTGATGGGCCACCAAGATTAATAGGATTAGGATTTAATGTTAAAAACGGTAGATTAGTAGGTCCTACTGATCTATTTGATGATCCAGCTTTTGACGAAACTAGAAGATTAGCAGAAGATATTGCAGACTACATGAGAAGACATGGTCCATTTATGCCTCATAGATTAGAACCTAGTGAAATGGAGTATACTACATTACCGTTAATTACTGAAAAATTAAAGCCTAGATTTAAGAAAGAATCTGATGTTACTAAAGCAAAACGTAGTATTTATGAGAATACGTCTCAAGGTACAGATTAA
- a CDS encoding ribosome biogenesis/translation initiation ATPase RLI, translated as MRVAVINYDFCKPDKCNLECIRFCPINRSGSKAIELSETVKGKPIIYEETCIGCGICVKKCPFDAIDIVNLPDQFGSDIIHRYTINGFELFGLPILKQGNVIGILGKNGSGKTTILKILGGELIPNFGDPTAKLEPVNVLERFKGKELYDYFYKLYSRKLKVVHKIQYIEYVSRYLKGIVKDILSKVDERGKIDEVKSLLFMDSFWDKSVQYLSGGELQKLLVAATLLREADVYEFDEPSSYLDVKERINVAKGIRELTRNKYTVVVDHDLIVMDYLADLISIIFGESSVYGKVSKLYSTRVGINNFLNGYLPVENIKFRQDEIKFLLKELTDLDFSKNIKLRIQWSKISKKMEDFSLDIDEGDAREGEVIGIVGQNGIGKTTFVRILVGEIKPDFGEIIPPNISLSYKPQRLVPDYNGTVQQFLENSSKDILSSSSWFFVEVIKRLNLHRILESNVKDLSGGELQKLYVASTLAKQADLYVFDEPSSYLDVEERYIVAKAIKRITRERKAVTFMVDHDLALHDYISDRLIVFLGKPGKEGHGYSPTSLRKGMNIFLKEIGLTFRRDADSGRPRVNKLDSYLDRLQKDKGEYYSMETSRE; from the coding sequence TTGCGTGTTGCTGTAATAAATTATGATTTTTGTAAACCCGATAAGTGCAATTTGGAGTGTATAAGATTTTGCCCAATAAATAGATCTGGAAGTAAGGCAATAGAACTTTCAGAGACAGTTAAGGGTAAACCTATAATATACGAAGAGACATGCATTGGTTGTGGTATCTGTGTTAAAAAATGTCCTTTTGATGCCATAGACATTGTTAACTTACCAGACCAGTTTGGATCTGATATAATTCACAGATATACGATTAATGGATTTGAGCTTTTTGGACTTCCTATTCTTAAACAAGGAAACGTAATAGGGATATTAGGTAAAAACGGATCTGGAAAGACTACTATATTAAAAATTTTAGGTGGAGAGTTGATTCCAAATTTTGGAGATCCAACAGCTAAATTAGAGCCAGTTAATGTTTTGGAGCGATTTAAAGGTAAGGAATTATATGATTATTTTTATAAATTATATTCAAGAAAATTAAAAGTTGTACATAAGATTCAATATATAGAATATGTATCACGATACTTGAAAGGGATAGTAAAAGATATTTTGTCAAAAGTTGATGAACGAGGTAAAATAGATGAAGTTAAATCCCTATTGTTTATGGATAGTTTTTGGGATAAATCTGTACAATATCTAAGTGGAGGAGAACTTCAGAAGCTTCTAGTAGCTGCTACATTATTGAGGGAAGCAGATGTGTACGAGTTTGACGAGCCGTCTTCTTATTTAGACGTTAAAGAAAGAATTAATGTAGCAAAAGGTATAAGAGAATTAACTAGGAATAAATATACTGTAGTAGTAGATCATGACCTAATTGTTATGGATTATTTAGCTGATTTAATAAGTATAATATTTGGAGAAAGTAGTGTATACGGTAAAGTTTCTAAATTATATTCTACTAGAGTAGGTATAAATAATTTTCTTAATGGTTATTTGCCAGTAGAAAATATTAAATTTAGGCAGGACGAAATAAAATTTTTACTTAAAGAACTTACAGATTTAGATTTTTCAAAGAATATAAAGTTAAGAATACAATGGAGTAAGATAAGCAAAAAAATGGAAGACTTTAGCCTAGATATTGATGAAGGAGACGCTAGAGAAGGAGAAGTTATAGGTATAGTAGGACAGAATGGAATAGGCAAGACTACTTTTGTAAGGATTTTAGTTGGCGAAATTAAACCCGACTTTGGAGAAATAATACCACCTAATATATCTTTATCATATAAACCTCAACGATTAGTTCCGGACTATAATGGTACCGTTCAGCAATTTCTAGAGAATAGTAGTAAGGATATACTTTCTTCTTCGTCGTGGTTTTTTGTAGAAGTTATTAAGAGGCTGAATTTGCATAGAATTTTAGAATCTAACGTAAAGGATTTAAGTGGAGGGGAACTACAGAAACTATACGTAGCATCTACTTTAGCTAAGCAGGCCGATTTGTACGTTTTTGATGAACCGTCTTCATATCTTGATGTGGAGGAGCGTTATATTGTAGCTAAAGCAATAAAAAGAATAACTAGAGAAAGAAAAGCCGTAACATTTATGGTAGACCATGATTTAGCTTTGCATGATTATATATCTGATAGGCTAATAGTATTTCTAGGTAAACCTGGTAAAGAAGGACATGGATATTCTCCAACTAGTTTAAGAAAAGGCATGAATATATTCTTAAAGGAAATAGGACTAACTTTTAGAAGAGACGCAGATAGTGGAAGGCCTAGAGTGAATAAACTAGATAGTTACCTTGATAGATTACAAAAGGACAAGGGAGAATATTATTCAATGGAAACAAGTAGAGAGTAA
- the cas4 gene encoding CRISPR-associated protein Cas4, with protein sequence MQSINSIFKNLSLTQTLFKRRFNDKKNHEKKDSNTIYVTDLLYCPLKPRLREQFKELTLAEAYNPSTLQGSLIHESVERILIEELNAEVEVPVTKEITIDDEVYKLVGRIDAKKDNVIIEIKTSKTDVGIPKEEHVLQLRIYVNMLNAEHGILLYITPDRITEFYVDTGISDDKLIELVQDYVYTRRIPRHEWECKYCVFAKVCPHKVSVNEDNNAS encoded by the coding sequence ATGCAGAGTATAAACTCTATCTTTAAAAATCTTTCCCTCACACAAACGCTCTTCAAAAGGCGTTTTAACGACAAAAAGAACCATGAGAAGAAGGACAGTAATACTATCTACGTTACAGACCTACTATATTGCCCGTTAAAGCCTAGACTGAGGGAACAGTTTAAGGAACTAACGTTAGCTGAGGCTTACAATCCTTCAACACTACAAGGTTCATTAATTCATGAAAGCGTAGAGAGGATACTGATAGAAGAGTTAAACGCTGAGGTAGAAGTTCCGGTTACAAAGGAGATAACGATTGATGATGAGGTTTACAAACTGGTAGGAAGGATTGACGCGAAAAAGGATAACGTGATTATTGAAATAAAGACCTCAAAGACTGACGTGGGCATACCAAAGGAAGAACACGTACTCCAGTTAAGGATTTACGTAAACATGTTAAACGCTGAACACGGCATTTTACTTTACATAACGCCGGATCGTATAACCGAATTCTACGTAGACACTGGAATATCAGATGATAAGCTGATAGAACTAGTACAAGACTACGTTTACACGAGACGAATACCAAGACATGAATGGGAGTGTAAGTATTGTGTTTTCGCTAAGGTTTGCCCTCACAAGGTGAGCGTTAATGAAGATAATAACGCAAGTTAA
- a CDS encoding ribbon-helix-helix domain-containing protein produces MKKVRKPVKVSVILDNEEVEALDKIVKKEGYRGKSTILRALAKRFIKRHLDNSS; encoded by the coding sequence ATGAAAAAGGTAAGAAAACCCGTAAAGGTATCGGTCATACTTGATAACGAAGAGGTAGAGGCACTTGATAAGATAGTGAAAAAGGAAGGATATCGCGGAAAATCAACAATACTAAGAGCGTTAGCTAAACGTTTCATTAAACGCCATTTAGATAATTCATCATGA